CCGCTCCCAAAGACACTCCCAACATCGACTGGGCCACCCTTGGCTTCAGCTATATCCGCACCGATCTGCGTTACCTGTCGCACTGGAAGGACGGCGCTTGGGACGCGGGCACCCTGACCGAGGACAACGTGCTGCACATCGCAGAGGGCAGCACGGCGCTGCACTACGGCCAGCAGTGCTTCGAGGGCCTCAAGGCCTACCGCTGCCAGGACGGTTCCATCAACATCTTCCGCCCGGACCAGAACGCCGCTCGCATGCGCCGCAGTTGCCGCCGCGTGCTGATGCCCGAGATCAGCGATGAGCAGTTTATCGACGCGGTCACTCAGGTGGTCAGGGCCAACGAGCGCTTCATCCCCCCCTACGGCACGGGCGGCTCGCTGTACCTGCGCCCCTACATGATTGGAGTGGGCGACAACATCGGGGTGCGGACGGCGCCAGAATTCATCTTCGGCGTGTTCTGCGTGCCGGTGGGGCCGTATTTCAAGGGCGGCCTGACCCCGCAGAATTTCCTGGTGTCGGACTACGACCGCGCCGCGCCGCACGGCACCGGGGCGGCCAAGGTGGGGGGCAACTACGCCGCCAGCCTGATGCCGGGCCAACTGGCCAAGGACACGGTGATCGACGGCCACCACTTCGCCGACGCCCTGTATCTGGACCCCGAAACGCACCGAAAGATCGAGGAGGTGGGCGCGGCCAACTTCTTCGCCATCACCGGGGACGGGTGTTTCGTGACCCCGAAGTCGCCCAGCATCCTGGAGAGCATCACCAAGTACAGCCTGCTGTGGCTGGCCGAGCACCGCTTGAACCTGTCCGTGGAGGAAGGGGACGTGTACATTGACCGGCTGGACGGCTACACCGAGGCGGGCGCGTGCGGCACCGCCGCTGTGATCACCCCGATCGGCGGCATCCAGTACGGCGACACCTTCCACGTCTTCCACAGCGAAACCGAGGCTGGCCCAGTGACCCGCCGCCTGTACGACGAACTGGTGGGCATCCAGTACGGCGACGTGCCTGCCCCGGACGGCTGGATCGTGAAGGTTTGAGTTAGAGGGCTGAATTTGCCCCTGGCAGCGCGAAATTCCGGATCGGCGGCCCCATGTTCGTCTGGACCGCCTCCGGTTCCGTTCACCGGACCCCGTTAGACTCCGGGCATGACTCCCCCGCTTCCCCTTGACCACGAACATCTCCAGAAGCTGGCGACCGCTGATCTGGTCCGGCCCGATCACCTGCTGGGCGCACACCCCACCACCGAAAACGGTGTGGAGGGTGTGCGCTTTGCGGTATGGGCCCCCAATGCCACCCACGTCAGCGTGGTGGGCGACTTCAATGACTGGAATGGCTTCGCCCATGCCATGAACCGCCTGGATTTCGGCTGCTGGGGTGTCTTTGTGCCAGCCGCCCACCACGGTCAGCGTTACAAATTCCGCATCACCGGACAGCACGGGCAGACCCAGGACAAGATGGACCCTTACGGCACCTTCTTCGAGACCCGTCCGGCCACCGGCAGCATCGTCTGGAATCAGCCCTACGAATGGAGCGACGGCGAGTGGATGCAGGGGCGCTCGGCGGGCTTTGACCAGCCTGTCAGCATCTACGAGTGCCACGCTCCCAGCTGGGGCAAGCGCGACGACGGCTGGTTCCTGAACTACCGCGACCTAGCGCACCGGCTGGGCGACTATCTGGAGTACATGGGCTACACCCACGTCGAGTTGCTGGGCGTCATGGAGCACCCCTTCGACGGTTCGTGGGGCTATCAGGTCACGGGCTACTACGCGCCCACCAGTCGCATGGGCAACCCGGAGGATTTCAAGTATCTGGTGGACCACCTGCACCGCAAGGGCATCGGCGTGATCCTGGACTGGGTGCCGGGGCATTTCCCCACCGATCCGGCGGGGCTGGCCACCTTCGACGGCGGCCCGCTGTTCGAATACGCCGACCCACGTAAAGGCTTTCATCAGGACTGGAATACGCTGATCTTCGATTACGGACGCAACGAGGTGGTGATGTTCCTGATCGGCAGCGCTGTCAAGTGGCTACAGGACTTTCATGTGGACGGCCTGCGGGTGGACGCGGTGGCCTCCATGCTGTACCTGGACTTCTCGCGCACCGAATGGATTCCCAACATTCACGGCGGGCGTGAGAACCTGGAGGCCATCGCCTTTCTCAAGCGCCTGAACGAGGTCACGCACCACATGGCCCCCGGCGTCATGATGATCGCCGAGGAGAGCACCTCCTTCGCGGGCGTGACCACTCCTGCCCCCTTCGGGCTGGGGTTCGATTACAAATGGGCGATGGGCTGGATGAACGACAACCTCGGGTACTTCAAGGAAGACCCGCTGTGGCGCGCCCACCACCACCATGCCCTGACCTTCTTCAACGTGTACCGCACCAGCGAGAATTACGTGCTGGCGATCAGCCACGACGAGGTCGTCCACCTGAAAAAGAGCATGGTCATGAAGATGCCCGGCGAGTGGTACGCCCAGCGTGCCCAGTACCGCGCCTTTCTGGCGATGATGTGGACCACCCCCGGCAAGAAACTCCTGTTCATGGGCCAGGAGTTTGGGCAGTCCACCGAGTGGAACCACGACACCGGGTTGCCGTGGTACATGGCCGATCAGCCGGACCATCGCGGGATCATGAATCTGGTGCGCCGCCTGAACGAACTGTACGTGGC
This genomic interval from Deinococcus humi contains the following:
- a CDS encoding branched-chain amino acid aminotransferase produces the protein MTQTAPKDTPNIDWATLGFSYIRTDLRYLSHWKDGAWDAGTLTEDNVLHIAEGSTALHYGQQCFEGLKAYRCQDGSINIFRPDQNAARMRRSCRRVLMPEISDEQFIDAVTQVVRANERFIPPYGTGGSLYLRPYMIGVGDNIGVRTAPEFIFGVFCVPVGPYFKGGLTPQNFLVSDYDRAAPHGTGAAKVGGNYAASLMPGQLAKDTVIDGHHFADALYLDPETHRKIEEVGAANFFAITGDGCFVTPKSPSILESITKYSLLWLAEHRLNLSVEEGDVYIDRLDGYTEAGACGTAAVITPIGGIQYGDTFHVFHSETEAGPVTRRLYDELVGIQYGDVPAPDGWIVKV